The following DNA comes from Pseudomonadota bacterium.
GTCATGAGGGAATTCTTCTTTTGTTACCAAAACCCTTAAGGCTTTTACGATATTAACAAAATCCAATGCCTTTTTCCCGTCTGCTTTTTTTTCTGGAACGATTTGTTCTGGCTCTGCCATAACTTCACCTCTTGTTTTTTAAATGATTACCCTTTCTGCTCATTGACGTCTTCATGCCGAACTGATTTTGGAATGTCCACCAGAAACACTCTTAATTGATACTATACTCTGCCGTTGATGTAAAGGAGCTTTACCGCATCGGACTATCCATGGGTGAGACCCGCTCGATGCCCTTCATGCGGAGGGCGAAATGGGGTCACGGTTCTTTGCCCCGGTACTTAAATTTTGGGGAGCAATGGAGCAGAAAGTGCAATCAAGAAAGTCACCTACGAAGCAAGTATATGATCTTTTTCCTTTGATCGTGGATTACGGGAAGAAAGGGTGTATAACGCAGAGGTCAGGCAGAAGCCTGATTTCAGGCCGATTGGCTGCTCCGCCGGGTTATGTAAAAAGAACATTGTAACCGATATAGTTTTCCCAGAATTCAGGATCCGTTGTCTTCCATTCAAATAAATCATCAGGATCCTGTTCATTTGCACTAAGGTACTTGTCAAGCTCGCGTTCTATATTAGCCAATAATTTAGATACTTGTTTATTTTTAGGATGATCATCATTCAGGTAGTAGCGTCTGTCATCTTCGGAAACCACAAGATTTGATTCAATCAAATCATCAAATACTTTCCCTTCAAATTTGTTGTACTCTTCAAAACCTTTTTCCGCATGATCCAAAAAGATAAATCGAGCATAGTATTTTGATGAAACTGGTGCCTTATTAATTACCTTTTTTAGCTCATCAATTGCCCGCGTTACCGGATCCCATTTATCTTCGGGGGTGTCATCTTCCAGCGCCGGGACTGGCTTTTGTCCTGTTGACACAAGTTGCGCCCTTAGCTGCTTGTTAATTTCCTTAAACTGTGAGTTCTCTGTTCTTATGTCTTGAAGTTCCTCATTCAGTCGCTCAAAATCCGTTTTCTTGATTTCAATCTTTTCATCGAGGGAGACTGTCACCTTCTCGAGTTGATATATGACTTGTTTACCAAGTCCCTTAAGCTCAGCCACACCTACCTTTTTCCAGTTAAGTTGCGGAGTCTTTTCCACGAAAGCCGCACTTGATAGAACTTCACCAGCAGTAGTGTATTTCGCTATTCTCGCACATCTGTCCACAGGAGACCCTTGTGGATCAGGTACTGAATGGTTTTCAAAGTCCAACTCGTACACTAAGCCGAAATCAGCCGTCACCTTTATTCTTGTTTCAAAGCCGGTACCTTTCTTGAGCGTTTCTTCGATTTCTGAAACTC
Coding sequences within:
- a CDS encoding adenylate/guanylate cyclase domain-containing protein, translating into MGNSELIWLDKLNQRAQQISEEKTAAEKRIREGFKEKVIIFMDVVGSAEFKIQYPDNPEVWILRVKQFSDLLATAIIQCNGKVVKYIGDEVMASFDNINDAKNLVARVSEIEETLKKGTGFETRIKVTADFGLVYELDFENHSVPDPQGSPVDRCARIAKYTTAGEVLSSAAFVEKTPQLNWKKVGVAELKGLGKQVIYQLEKVTVSLDEKIEIKKTDFERLNEELQDIRTENSQFKEINKQLRAQLVSTGQKPVPALEDDTPEDKWDPVTRAIDELKKVINKAPVSSKYYARFIFLDHAEKGFEEYNKFEGKVFDDLIESNLVVSEDDRRYYLNDDHPKNKQVSKLLANIERELDKYLSANEQDPDDLFEWKTTDPEFWENYIGYNVLFT